A region of the Methylobacterium nodulans ORS 2060 genome:
GGGCCCGAAGCACAGGGTCGTGCCGATGGTGTTCTCCTGCAGCCCGTACTGGCAGGACGTGACCTCGCCCGTGACCTTGTCGACCCGGTAGACGCGGTTGAGGTCGGCCTGCGGGGCCGGAACGAACTCGTAGGATCCGGCAGCCGCCGGCAATCCGGCTCCCAGCAGGGCCAGCGCCGCGAGGCCGCCCCGATATCTCGTTTTCCCGCCCATGGCACCGCTCCCTGAGCCCCGTTGCCGCCCCGGCGGGCGCCGGGCCGGACTTCCCGGGGATGTTCTACCGGCTTTTGGCTGGTGCGAGCCTTGCACGCCGATGGAGGCTGGCCCGGCGCCGGTTGCAGAGCTAAGCCCGAGCGCTTTCTGATGTCGGCGCACTCGAAACGTGCTTTAAGCGCGCCGCGGACCCGCCCCACAGGGGGCGGGAGCGCCCAACGAAGAACGCGGGCCCACGGGCCCGGTCGGGCCCGTTCGAGGGCCAGGAGAGGACGCCATGACTTCGATCTCGCGCCGCCGTGCGCTCCAGCTCTCTCTTGCCGGCGCCGTCGCGGCGCCCGCCGTGCTGCGGATCAGCACCGCTCAGGGGGCGGAGTTCAGCCTCAAGGCAGCCAACAACAGCCCGGTCAACCACCCGCTCACCATCTACATGGTCAAGGCCGCCGACGCGATCCGCGAGGAGACCGGCGGCAAGGTCGACATCAAGGTGTTTCCGAACAACCAGCTCGGCGGCGACACCGATATGCTGAGCCAGCTGCGCTCGGGCGCCCTCGAGTTCTTCACGCTCTCGCCTCTGATCCTCGCCACCCTGGTCCCGGCTGCGGCCATCAGCGGCATCGGCTTCGCGTGGTCGTCCTACGACAAGCTCTGGCCGGCCATGGACGGGGAACTCGGCGCCCATGTGCGCGACAAGATCGGCAAGGCGGGGCTGTTTGCCTTCGATCGGATCTGGGAGAACGGCTTCCGCCAGACGACCTCGTCGACCCGCCCGATCCTGACGCCGGACGACTTCAAGGGCTTCAAGATCCGGGTGCCTCCGAGCCCGCTCTGGACCTCGATGTTCAAGGCCTTCGACGCCGCCCCGATGACCATCAACTTCGCGGAAGTGTACTCGGCGTTGCAGACCCGGATCGCGGAGGGCCAGGAGAACCCGCTCGCGCTGATCGAGGCGGCCAAGCTCTACGAGGTGCAGAAGCACCTCTCGAAGACCAACCACATGTGGGACGGCTTCTGGCTGCTCGCCAACGGCAAGATCTGGCGCGGGCTCCCCGAGGACGTGCGCACCGTCGTCGCCAAGCATTTCAACACGCAGGCCGTGGCCCAGCGCGAGGAGACGGCGCGGCGCAACATCTCGACGGAGAAGGACCTCACTGCGCGCGGCCTCATCTTCCACGACGTCGACACCAAGGCCTTCCAGGCCAAGCTGCAGGCGGCTGGCTTCTACAAGGAGTGGAAGGGCAAGTTCGGCGACGACGCCTGGGCGCTGCTCGAGAAGCATACCGGCCCGATCGCCTGAGGGGATCAGGGCCGGGTCTTCTGGCGAGTGCTGCGGGCAGGACAGGCCAGAGGCGCCGGCCGGAGCGACGGGGCTCCTGACAGAGAACATTAGGAGCCCCGTCGCGTTCCGACCCGTACACAGGTGAATCCTGGCCGCAGAAATTCCTTTCGCGCCGCAGCGGCGGCAAAGGCGCCCGCGGGAGGATCGTTTTTCCGTCCTGCGCCGAAGATCAGCGCAGGGCCGGGCGGCGCGGCATGCGGTCATCCCGCCCGATCGTGCCGCGAGGACCGGGCATCGGGCAGTCGAAACCGGCGCGACACGGAACTGGAACTGAGCCGAGGCTTGCCATGGACTTCACGCTCCCGCCCCGGGTGGAGGATTACCGGGCCCGCATCGCGGCCTTCGTGGCCGACGAGATCCTGCCCGTCGAGGCCGACCGGGCGAATTTCGACTCCCACGAGAACATCCGGCTCGACCTGCTCGCGGATCTGCGCGCCCGGGCGAAGGCCGCCGGCCTCTGGTGCCTGCAGCTGCGCCCCGAGACCGGCGGGCAGGGGCTGAGCAAGGTCGGCATGGCCGCCTGCTACACGGAGATGAATCGCTCGATCTTCGGCCCCGTGGTGTTCAACTCCGCCGCCCCGGACGACGGCAACATGATGGTGCTCGAAGCCCTCGGCACGCCCGAGCAGAAGCAGCGCTGGCTCGAACCGATCGTCTCCGGCGCCGTGCGCTCCGCCTTCGCCATGACCGAGCCGCATCCGGGCGGCGGCTCGGATCCGTCGATGATCCGGACCCGGGCCGAGCGTGGGCCGGACGGGCGCTACCGGATCTACGGCCGCAAGTGGTTCATCACCGGCGCCGAGGACGCGGCGCATTTCATCCTGATCGCCCGCACCTCCGACGATCCCCGCCACGGGCTCACCGCCTTCCTGTTCCACCGCGACCAGCCCGGCTGGGAGATCGTCCGGCGCATCCCGATCATGGGGCCGGAGGAGCACGGGGGTCATTGCGAGCTCGCCTTCGACGGGCTGGAGATCGCCCCCGAGGACGTGCTCCTCGGGGAGGGCAAGGGCCTCAAGGTGACGCAGGTGCGGCTCGGGCCGGCCCGGCTGACCCACTGCATGCGCTGGCTCGGCCTCGCCATGCGTTGCGTGGAGATCGCGCGAGCCTATGCGGCCGAGCGCAAGGGCTTCGGGATGCGGCTCGCCGATCGCGAGAGCGTGCAGCTGATGCTCGGCGGGCTTGCCATGGACATCGAGATCGGGCGCCTGCTCGTCATGCGCGCGGCCTGGGAGCTCGACCAGGGCCGCTTCGCCCGCAAGGAGGTCTCGATGGCGAAGATCCACGTCGCCAACCTGCTGCACCGGGCGGCCGACATCGGCATCCAGATCAACGGTGCGCGCGGCTACTCGAAGGACACGGTGCTGGAGTGGATCTACCGCTACGCCCGGCAGGCCCGCCTCGTCGACGGCGCCGACGAGGTGCACCGCATGGTGCTCAACCGGCATCTGGAGAGCGAGGGGCGCGACTTCTTCGCCTGGCCGAAGGCCGGGCCGGAAGCGGCAGGACTTTCGTAACCCTAATCGGGTGATTCTCCGGTCTCGTCCGATCACGAGGCCGGCAATGGTGTTGCGTCAGGTTGCCCTCCCGCCCGGCCGGCGCCGGCCGCGTCTGTCGCCTTTCGTCGCGGCGACCTGGCTCCTCGGAGCGGCCTCGGCGCTCGCCCAGCCCGCGCCGGTGCCGCCGGCCGCCGTCCCGGCGCCGGGCGCCGCGCCGGCACCGGCCGATGCTCCGCCGGCCCCCGAGCCCGCGAAGGCCCCCGCGCCGGAACCCGCGGCGCTGCCGCCGCAGCCGACCCCGGAACCGGCGCGGGAGACCGCTCCGGATCCGTCCAGGGATGCGCCCAAGGATCCGCCCAAGGACACGCCGAAGAAGGCCTCCCGCGCGCTGCCGCCGCTCGTACTGGCGAAGATCTCGCAGGATCCGACGCCGACGCTGGCCCCCTCGACCTTCCTCGACACCCTGCGGATGGCCGACCGCTACCAGGCGATCGTCCAGGCGGGCGGCTGGCCGGGCGTCCCGGCGAACCTGTCCCTCAAGCCCGGTGACCGGAACCCTGCCGTGGCCTTGCTGCGCCGCCGCCTCGCCGTCACCGAGGACCTCGCCGCCGATGCCCCGGCCTCCGACGTCATGGACGAGGCCCTCGTGGCGGCCCTCAAGCGCTTCCAGCAGCGCCACGGGCTGCCGGACACCGGCCTCCTCGGCCCCATGACCGTGAAGGCGCTCAACGTCCCGGCGAGCACGCGCCAGCGCCAGCTCGCGGCCTCCGCTTCGCGGCTGATGGGATCCCGCTTCCCCTTCGGAGAGCGCTACGTCGTCGCCAACATCCCCTCGGCCACCGTCGAGGCGGTGGAGCGCGGCACCGTCGCGCGCCGCTACGTGGCCGTCGTCGGCAAGCCCGACCGCGCCTCGCCGCTCGTCGAGACCAGGATCACCAACGTCAACTTCAACCCGACCTGGACCGTCCCGGTCTCGCTCATCAAGAAGGACATCATTCCGCACATGCGGAAGGACCCCGGATACCTCGCCAAGATGCATATCCGCATGCTGGACGGGCAGGGCAACGAGGTGCAGCCGACCGCGATCGACTGGTCGACCGAGAAGGCGGTGAACTACACGCTGCGCCAGGATCCGGGCTTCGACAATTCCCTCGGGCAGGTGCGGATCGACATGCCGAACCGGCACGCCGTCTACATGCACGACACCCCCTCCAAGAACCTGTTCTCGCGCACCGCGCGCTTCCACTCCTCGGGCTGCGTGCGCGTGGCGGAGGTCAAGGGGCTGGTGGGGTGGCTCCTCGAAGGGACGCCGGGCCCGGGCGGCCCCGGCACCGTGTGGGGGCCGATGGAGATCGAGACCGGCATCGCGACGGGAGAGCGGCGCGACATCAAGCTCGCGAAGCCCGTGCCCGTCACCTTCGTGTACCTCACCGGCTATGCCACGCCCGACGGACGGGCACATTTCCGCGACGACGTCTACAGCCTCGACGGCGGGTCGCCCGCTCCGGGCAGACCTGAGCCCGACGTGGCCGCGACCGCCTCGATCGCGCCGAAGCCTTCGCCGAAGCCTTGGCCGAAGCCCGCCGCGGGCCGGGCCACGGCCTCGACCGCAGCTCCGGCCGTGCCCAAGCCCGCTACGGCGCCGAAGGCACCGCCCGCCGCATCCGCTCCCAATCCGCGGACCTGATGGCGCCCGGTTCGGTCCGGGCGGCTTCCGGCGGAACCATCCGGCCGCGCTCGAATTGGCGAGCGGAGGCGCGCCGCCGGCGGCGCCCGACCACCCGGAGATTGGTTCATGGCCCGTACTCCCAAGGCCGGCGCGGCGGTCCGGCCCTCCCGCAGCCGCGCCGCGCGGCCGAAGACCGCTACGGCCGATGCCCGCCTGCGCGTGACGGCCGAGCGGCTCAACACCCCCTCCGACCTCTCGCCCGAGGCATCCCGGGAGATTGCCGAGGGACTGACCGTGCTGCTCTCGGACTTCCTGGCCCTCTATCTCAAGACCAAGAATTTCCACTGGCACGTGAGCGGCCCGCATTTCCGCGACTACCATCTGCTGCTCGACGAGCAGGCGGCGCAGATCCTGGCGGTGACGGACGACGTCGCCGAGCGCGCCCGCAAGATCGGCGGCACGACCCTGCGCTCCCTCGGCCAGGCGGCCCGGAAGACGCGGATCGCCGACAACAACGCGGACTACGTCGACCCCCTCGACATGCTCGCGGAGCTGCGCGACGACAACAAGGCGACGACCGCGCGGATGCGTGAGCTGCACGACCTCTGCGACGAGCACAACGACGTCTCGACGGCGAGCATGCTCGAGGAGTGGATCGATCAGGCCGAGGAGCGCACGTGGTTCCTCTACGAGGCCAGCCGCCGCGGCGGGGCCGACGGCCACTAGAGCCGTTCCCAACCTGATTGCATCAGGTCGGCGGCTCTAAGTCGCTCAATCCGCGATCATGCGGGGACCAACGGCCCTCGACGATCTCCGCAAGGCCGTGGCCGGACGAGCCGTTGAAGCCGACCATCTTCGGTGACGCTCAACCTGAGTGAGAGACGGCCGGCGCGAGAGCGAGCAGCCCATGGGTGTGGCGCTGCCTTTTCCTTGTTCGTGGCGTCACCGGCGGGCCGGGATCCGCTGCCTCTTCCTCCGACCCGGCCCGCTGCCATCCCCGGCATGCCGACACTTCCGGCCATCGGCGAGCTGTCCAAGCTCAAGCAGGTCCCCGACGAGCACCTGAACGCGGCGTCGCCGATTGCCTGAACGGCCCGGCGCCCGGCCCGAGCAACTCCACGGATGGGATCGGCCTCGACCGGGCGGCAGGGGGCTGGCGAGCCCGAAGCGTAGCAACGATGGCTCGGAAGCGTAGCGGCGAATGTCCCCGAAGATGGCGATCCTGTTGGCGGGGGCGGAGCACAGCTTGCCGCGACGCACCGACCACCGCTGGCAGTTCGATGGCGAGGCCGTCACGCGCGAGAAGCGGGTCTATCTCCACAGGCGGCTGATCGGCAGAATCCGCTGCCGGCCCATGGCGGAGCCAGGCGGGCGGCCCTGTCTGCGGTTCACAGCCAGGCATGGCCAGGTGGCGCTCGTTGAGCAAGGCAGTCCGGGGAACAGTCCCTTCGCGGCGGCCCTGATCAAGAATATTGCCAATCCGGGTATCGAAATCCGCAAGATGTTCGGGCTGGTACACGATGATGTGCTGGCGGATACAGGCCGCAAACAGGAGCCATTCGTCTACGGCGCTCTCAGGCGTGAGGATTATTTCTTCAAAACGCGTTGAACGTGGCTGACGCTGACCTGAGAGCCTGAACTCGACTCGTATGAGGCGAATCTACTGCGATGCGTGGGTTCTGTGACTTGACGACGAGGGGCGTCAATGGCGGTGATGCGCATGCTTGCGCCGACAGGACCTCATCTGCAGCCGGTCAGTGAACAGGATCTAATTGCCGGAACTCGCCGCATTGAAAATTCCACTCACGAAACGACTGCTGCCGCCTCATTGAATCATGATTCAACCGAAACTGAATCTCGACTCGTGACGTAACTTGATTGTTCCGGGATGATCCTTGACGCAGATAAGCTTGAGAGTTGATACCAGTCTACTGATTTGACAATCTACAGCCATTTGTAAGGTGATTTTAGCTCTCTTGCCAATATATCGCCGTCTGAACATAGGTAATAATGCTATGATATTGTTTATTCAGCCCTAATTTAAGAAGTATATTAGGTCTATACAAGAAAGTATCTATCTCATATGCCATACTGACGAGAATTCATCCTGAGAAAATACTCCGTATATGATTAGATGTGTTGCTTGCAAATCGACAGTAATCCGAACGGAATGGCGCAAGTCATATTGACATTTCTTGGAAAATCATTATGATGGGAATTTCCAGCGCGTCAGCGCCAGGATGGAATGCAAAGGACCGGTCCGACTCTCACTCCAACAATGGAGGGAACCGTGTCGCGAACATCGAAGGACAAGTGTCGGAACGAGGCTGTTCCAGTAGCGGGCATTGTCGGATTGACCTTGTCGATGGCCAGTGGAGCGTCCGCAGCTGTCGGCGTTCCAACGCTGGAGGCAGCATCGCAGGACGTCCCACCTCGGCCCGAGATGGCGCTCGGTCTCCACGAGGAAGAAATCAGCGACGTCAGCCTTGCGACATTCTTCGTCTTCGACAGGGAAATGACCGATACGTTGCGCGGTGACGTGCAGCTCGCAGGCTACTACCGGGGCTGCCGCGGCTGCTGGGGATGGCGCGGCTGCAGAGGATGTCGCTGCTGGGGTTGCCGTGGCTGCCGCGGCTGCCGCTGCGGCTGCGGCGGCTGCGGCGGCTGCCGGTGCTAGCGACCCCGACGGCTCAACGGCAGGCGAGCTGGCCCGGATCAAGTCGATTTCGGCCAGTTGTTCAAAATTGGTGCCCGTTCAACCATGAGCGGGTACTCGACCTCGTGTGAGGAGACGAGGGCCTCGCGAGGCCGCCGGACGCTTTGAGAGGGTGACCTCGCATCTCTCCAGGAGCGACAAGAGTCGGGTATTGTTGCGGAACCCGATTTATTCAGGTGGCGCTGCGTTGTCCGCTCCAGGCGGAGGCTGATCATGTCGCGCGTGTGCTGCGATGATGCAGGTCTGGCCTGCTGCGTATCGGCTCCCGGGAATGAGGCTGGATGATGAGGCACCGCATAACAAAGACGAAACCAATGTCATGGAGGGCGATCTCAGGATGACAGCTGATCGCGGGAACGTTGCGATTCGGCGAGACGGCCGGGAGATTCCGCGGTTCGCGCCGAACTTTTCCATCTACGTGCTGCCTCCGAACGCCGTCTGCCTCTATTCAGAGCACCGCAAGTTCTTTCTGGAAGGTGATCTTTATGCTGCGCTCGCACCGCTGCTGGCGGCCGAGCTGACCCTCGCGGCGATCTTCGACACGCTGGAGCCCGATTTCCCGACCGCGGCCATCACCGAAGCCCTCCGGCGGCTGGTCGAACGACGCTTCGTCCTGCTCACCGACACGGCGGGCAACGGCACGGCGGCCGCCTTCTGGGCAAGCCTCGGCCTGCCGCCCGAGGCCGCGGAGCTGAACCTCCGGAACTGCCGAGTGCGGATCCGAGCGCTCGATGTGGCAGGCACTGAGGACCTCGCGGCGGCACTGGCCGATCTCGGCGTGCGGGTGGTCAGGCGCGCCGCCGACCTCACGATCGTGCTGGCGAGCGACTATCTCGAGGCGCGTCTCGCGGCGGAGAACCGGCGGCACCTGTCGGAGGGAACGCCTTGGTTGCTCGTTCAACCCTCCGGGATCTTTCCGCTCGTGGGGCCTCTGTTCACCCCGGGACGGGGCGCCTGCTGGACCTGCCTCGCCGACCGGATGCGATGGAACCGGGAAATCAAGGCCTTCCTGGAGCGCCGGCAGGCCAAGCCCATGGCGCTGTCGCCTCTGGTCCGCAACATGGTCGGGCAGAGCGCCGTGCCCTTTGCCGCCATCGAGATCGCGAAGGCGATCGCCACCGGCTTCCGCACGGACCTGCGCGATCATGTGCTCAGCTTCGATCTGACTGGGTCGACCATCGCCCGGCACTTCGTGGCAGCGCGTCCGCAATGTCCGAGTTGCGGCGACCCAGGGCGGCGCGATCCGAGCCGTCCGCCGATCCCCCTTGAGCTGAAGGCTGGTGGCAAGCTCGTCCTGACGAGCGGCGGATACCGGGCGCTGTCACCCGGAGCCACGTTCGCGCGCTACAGCAAGCACGTGAGCCCGCTCACCGGAGTCGTCTCGCGCCTGGAGCCGATGGAAGCCGACCTCTCGCTGAACACCAGCTACGTCGCGCGACACAACTTCTCGCCCCGTCCCGAGACTGTTTGGGCGCTCAAGGCAGGGCTCGGCGGCGACAGTTACGGCAAGGGCAGCACGGCCGAGCAGGCCCAGGCCAGCGCCCTGATGGAGGCGATCGAGCGCTATTCCGGGATCTTCCAGGGCGACGAGATCAGGGTGGTCCGGCGCTTCACGGAGTTCACGCCCGGCGAGGCGATCGCTCCGAACGACGTCATGCTCTTCAGCGATGCGCAATACCGTCAACGCGTGACGGG
Encoded here:
- a CDS encoding TRAP transporter substrate-binding protein, whose translation is MTSISRRRALQLSLAGAVAAPAVLRISTAQGAEFSLKAANNSPVNHPLTIYMVKAADAIREETGGKVDIKVFPNNQLGGDTDMLSQLRSGALEFFTLSPLILATLVPAAAISGIGFAWSSYDKLWPAMDGELGAHVRDKIGKAGLFAFDRIWENGFRQTTSSTRPILTPDDFKGFKIRVPPSPLWTSMFKAFDAAPMTINFAEVYSALQTRIAEGQENPLALIEAAKLYEVQKHLSKTNHMWDGFWLLANGKIWRGLPEDVRTVVAKHFNTQAVAQREETARRNISTEKDLTARGLIFHDVDTKAFQAKLQAAGFYKEWKGKFGDDAWALLEKHTGPIA
- a CDS encoding acyl-CoA dehydrogenase family protein; its protein translation is MDFTLPPRVEDYRARIAAFVADEILPVEADRANFDSHENIRLDLLADLRARAKAAGLWCLQLRPETGGQGLSKVGMAACYTEMNRSIFGPVVFNSAAPDDGNMMVLEALGTPEQKQRWLEPIVSGAVRSAFAMTEPHPGGGSDPSMIRTRAERGPDGRYRIYGRKWFITGAEDAAHFILIARTSDDPRHGLTAFLFHRDQPGWEIVRRIPIMGPEEHGGHCELAFDGLEIAPEDVLLGEGKGLKVTQVRLGPARLTHCMRWLGLAMRCVEIARAYAAERKGFGMRLADRESVQLMLGGLAMDIEIGRLLVMRAAWELDQGRFARKEVSMAKIHVANLLHRAADIGIQINGARGYSKDTVLEWIYRYARQARLVDGADEVHRMVLNRHLESEGRDFFAWPKAGPEAAGLS
- a CDS encoding L,D-transpeptidase family protein, whose product is MVLRQVALPPGRRRPRLSPFVAATWLLGAASALAQPAPVPPAAVPAPGAAPAPADAPPAPEPAKAPAPEPAALPPQPTPEPARETAPDPSRDAPKDPPKDTPKKASRALPPLVLAKISQDPTPTLAPSTFLDTLRMADRYQAIVQAGGWPGVPANLSLKPGDRNPAVALLRRRLAVTEDLAADAPASDVMDEALVAALKRFQQRHGLPDTGLLGPMTVKALNVPASTRQRQLAASASRLMGSRFPFGERYVVANIPSATVEAVERGTVARRYVAVVGKPDRASPLVETRITNVNFNPTWTVPVSLIKKDIIPHMRKDPGYLAKMHIRMLDGQGNEVQPTAIDWSTEKAVNYTLRQDPGFDNSLGQVRIDMPNRHAVYMHDTPSKNLFSRTARFHSSGCVRVAEVKGLVGWLLEGTPGPGGPGTVWGPMEIETGIATGERRDIKLAKPVPVTFVYLTGYATPDGRAHFRDDVYSLDGGSPAPGRPEPDVAATASIAPKPSPKPWPKPAAGRATASTAAPAVPKPATAPKAPPAASAPNPRT
- a CDS encoding Dps family protein — protein: MARTPKAGAAVRPSRSRAARPKTATADARLRVTAERLNTPSDLSPEASREIAEGLTVLLSDFLALYLKTKNFHWHVSGPHFRDYHLLLDEQAAQILAVTDDVAERARKIGGTTLRSLGQAARKTRIADNNADYVDPLDMLAELRDDNKATTARMRELHDLCDEHNDVSTASMLEEWIDQAEERTWFLYEASRRGGADGH
- a CDS encoding caspase family protein, with product MAILLAGAEHSLPRRTDHRWQFDGEAVTREKRVYLHRRLIGRIRCRPMAEPGGRPCLRFTARHGQVALVEQGSPGNSPFAAALIKNIANPGIEIRKMFGLVHDDVLADTGRKQEPFVYGALRREDYFFKTR
- a CDS encoding TOMM precursor leader peptide-binding protein, which encodes MTADRGNVAIRRDGREIPRFAPNFSIYVLPPNAVCLYSEHRKFFLEGDLYAALAPLLAAELTLAAIFDTLEPDFPTAAITEALRRLVERRFVLLTDTAGNGTAAAFWASLGLPPEAAELNLRNCRVRIRALDVAGTEDLAAALADLGVRVVRRAADLTIVLASDYLEARLAAENRRHLSEGTPWLLVQPSGIFPLVGPLFTPGRGACWTCLADRMRWNREIKAFLERRQAKPMALSPLVRNMVGQSAVPFAAIEIAKAIATGFRTDLRDHVLSFDLTGSTIARHFVAARPQCPSCGDPGRRDPSRPPIPLELKAGGKLVLTSGGYRALSPGATFARYSKHVSPLTGVVSRLEPMEADLSLNTSYVARHNFSPRPETVWALKAGLGGDSYGKGSTAEQAQASALMEAIERYSGIFQGDEIRVVRRFTEFTPGEAIAPNDVMLFSDAQYRQRVTGPHDHESAAPAPFDPSAPLEWSPVWSLRDQKFRYLPTSFLYYFYWGPGHAQTSADSNGCAAGNTVEEAIVQGFLELVERDAYAIWWYNRLRRPPLDLDALEDSYIRDLHAQLTEAGRRLWVLDITNDLGIPTFVAVSHWMENGEECIEFGSGAHFDTRIAALRAITELNQFFSIGLMARRHGIDAAHENAQQWRLEANPYFVPEGAPRLPPDFRPGFARLDRRDQVLACVDLTARLGLNFLVLDQTRPDIDVPVVKVIVPGMRHFYRRFGPGRLYDVPLALGWLDRPVAERDLNPLFPPT